The DNA window GGTTGGAACGGCCAGGAACTCATCTGCCAGAATGCGGACGCGCTCCCCCAGAATCTGTGACGTAGACACTCCCAGATTTTCTCGGCTGGGAGCGCTTCCCCGTCGTTATGCAGGTGCAACTCCTGAGTCATAGGCTGTGCCCTCCATCAGCCGTGAGTTGGGGTTGACACCCGCGCCAACGTTTGCGATGAGCTTTCTGTTGCCAGAGTCGACGTAAAAGGTACCGGGCACCACCTGATTGCGGGACAGCACCTGCTTCAGAGCCTGGCCGTCCACGAACAGTTGATCGCGGTGGTTCGCCTGTGGGTGGGCGGGGTCGATGATGCAGTTGGGCTTCACGCAGGACCAATCACCCTGGGTAGTAAGTGGAAGGGGGTGAAACCAGCTCGCGCTCCAGTCGTTCCCGTTCGCCGTCCACCCCTTGACCTCCAGGCTGCCCTTGAGCCAGACTTTCGCGTTCCGCCCCAGGCTGGCGCTGTCGTACGGTTGAATGGTCAGGCGTTTGTTCACCTCCGTGGTGTTCATGCGGTAGGTGCCGCCGCGCAGCACGACGGTGCCGCCCGCTGGCGTGGCCGCGATGGCCCTGGCGAGCGTCTCGTACGGCCTGCCGATGCTGCCGTTCCCTGTGGTGTCGCTGCCGTCCGTCGCCACGAAGGTGGCGTCCCCAGGGGTGGGGTATGAGGTGTCTTTCAGGTCGTCCCCCTGTGGGGCATAGCCCTGCGCGCCGAGCCCAGCCCCCCCGATGTCGGTGGGGCTCCCGCCGGAGCCGTCGCTGGGGCTGCTGGACCACACCTGGGGACTCTTCAGGTCGGCTTGCACCTCTGTGGACGCCCCGGTCGGCGTCTGACCACAGGCACCGAGGAGCAGAGCGGTCGACAGGGCGAGCATGACTCTTTTCTGTTGCATTTCACGAACCTCCGGATCATCACGAAGCACCGTGGTTGGGTCCCGAATCAGTTCCGCGCCTACGTCAAATCACCCCCTGGCACGGTGGACGGAAGAACGGTGGTCATCCCGGGCGACGCAGGGATTCTCGCTCCTGCCGAGGGAGACGAATTTTTCCGTCAATTGCCCTGTCCTTGCTCAAGTCCAACGAGGAAAGGATTGGAACCTACGTGTCCCGAATCCACTTTCCCTGTTTGCTCCGTTCGGGCGACTCACCCCTCACGGACGTTGCCAGGGTGTGAGGCGCAACCGGGAGCCGACGGGTGAGGCCAGCAGAACGACCCCTCTTCCCCGACCTTACCGGAGGTGCAAGGCCCCCATATTCACGGCCTGTCCGCTGGGAACGTCCAGGGAGCTGCCCTCGTTGATGGCGTTCGCCACGTCCTGGGGCAGTGCCTGGCCGGTGCGGGAGGCGCGCGAGCCGCCCAGGACCCGGAAGTCGTCGGCGCCAGCGTTCCTGAACAGGGCGCTTTGCGGCACGTCGTTGAGGTTGATCGCGTCCGGTTCACGCCCGACGACCCGGTTGAAGTCGGCCCACCACTTGAACTCCGGAACCCTGCACCCCTCCGAGGTCCGGACGGCCTTCTCGACCCAGGCGTACT is part of the Deinococcus planocerae genome and encodes:
- a CDS encoding DUF1565 domain-containing protein, producing the protein MQQKRVMLALSTALLLGACGQTPTGASTEVQADLKSPQVWSSSPSDGSGGSPTDIGGAGLGAQGYAPQGDDLKDTSYPTPGDATFVATDGSDTTGNGSIGRPYETLARAIAATPAGGTVVLRGGTYRMNTTEVNKRLTIQPYDSASLGRNAKVWLKGSLEVKGWTANGNDWSASWFHPLPLTTQGDWSCVKPNCIIDPAHPQANHRDQLFVDGQALKQVLSRNQVVPGTFYVDSGNRKLIANVGAGVNPNSRLMEGTAYDSGVAPA